A window from Podospora bellae-mahoneyi strain CBS 112042 chromosome 1 map unlocalized CBS112042p_1, whole genome shotgun sequence encodes these proteins:
- a CDS encoding uncharacterized protein (EggNog:ENOG503P1FY; COG:S) yields the protein MGSTSDDPPMASTTNTTNGDATTSSPNVTNSSEKQSRKDEEDIPYWNVNVPPHLRTQACPSYLLNLNPKDLSIISTPDSHYEIESWPTVLSKIRSYRPDLFQRIPSDLRRYHEFCYNIKQQYGSVMNFILSQRLGWEHPIIPKGDEPFECEEDVKILRNDWPYGIDGKIVHLVVWVKFELEAEGEKGDLTEKETKVVGEWVRKKFVVEGGLEEGRVVWFRNWTCLKSVKSVEHFHVMLFDPDKELVDGLTGGDVPLCERVKLSI from the coding sequence ATGGGCAGCACATCTGATGATCCCCCAATggcatccaccaccaacaccaccaacggcGATGctaccacctcttcccccaatGTCACCAACTCCTCAGAAAAACAATCCCgcaaagatgaagaagacatCCCCTACTGGAACGTAAACgtccccccccacctccgcACCCAAGCCTGCCCCTcctacctcctcaacctcaacccaaaAGACCTCTCCATAATCTCCACCCCCGACTCCCACTACGAAATCGAATCCTGGCCCACGGTCCTCTCCAAGATCCGGTCGTACCGCCCCGACCTCTTCCAGCGCATCCCCTCGGACCTCCGCCGCTACCACGAGTTTTGTTATAATATCAAGCAGCAGTACGGCTCCGTCATGAACTTTATCCTCTCGCAGCGTCTCGGTTGGGagcaccccatcatccccaaggGTGACGAGCCGTTTGAgtgtgaggaggatgtcaagaTACTCCGGAATGACTGGCCGTATGGTATAGATGGCAAGATTGTCCATCTGGTGGTGTGGGTCAAGTTTGAGCtcgaggccgagggggaaaagggggattTGACGGAGAAAGAGACaaaggtggtgggggagtgggtgaggaagaagtttgtggtggagggggggttggaggaggggagggttgtttGGTTCAGGAACTGGACCTGTTTGAAGTCTGTCAAGAGTGTGGAGCATTTTCATGTCATGCTGTTTGATCCAGACAAAGagttggtggatgggttgacGGGGGGGGATGTGCCGCTTTGTGAGAGGGTCAAGTTGAGTATATGA
- a CDS encoding uncharacterized protein (COG:H; EggNog:ENOG503P7QE) codes for MSNPTSIPLLPTPALRSLTTADLLPAAVSVKNLSSTLLRAATDAWDRPLRPQPLLLSAEISFTSPFETASATDKLGEDTIHYGNLSKALLDTVETYFGPNSTAAISSPEEDEGDAISVLNQIFVHLTGLSIDGVRGDGTPFLGGSLDRIGFLGVKLTLPKASLLGEGVSLTASAGFDNTGKMTARALGMEITRLGVPTLVGVNPNEREARQMLVVTVGIEGIKVRGDRYVRVEKAVVKALEESSFETLEALGAHLIDKVEEVFVNGEDYTVRVKIEKPIAVPLAECPVVEVRRVVKDYYR; via the exons atgtCAAACCCCacatccatccccctcctcccaacccccgccctccgctccctcaccaccgccgacctcctcccagcagcagtctCAGTCAAGAACCTATCCagcaccctcctccgcgcAGCCACAGACGCCTGGGaccgccccctccgcccccaacccctcctcctctcggcAGAGATCAgtttcacctccccctttgAAACCGCCTCCGCAACTGACAAGCTAGGCGAGGACACGATCCACTACGGCAATCTATCAAAGGCACTCCTCGACACTGTAGAGACTTACTTCGGCCCTAATTCTACAGCCGCCATTTCTTCTCcagaggaggacgagggggatgCGATCTCGGTGCTGAACCAGATATTCGTTCATCTCACTGGGTTGTCTATCGATGGTGTCAGGGGGGACGGAACcccttttttgggggggagctTAGATAGAATCGGGTTTCTGGGTGTGAAGCTGACGCTCCCAAAAGCGAGCTTGCTTGGCGAGGGTGTGAGTCTCACCGCAAGCGCGGGGTTTGACAACACGGGGAAAATGACCGCCCGCGCGCTAGGGATGGAGATCACCAGACTCGGAGTGCCGACGTTGGTCGGGGTTAATCCTAACGAGCGGGAGGCGAGGCAGATGTTGGTTGTTACGGTGGGGATTGAGGGGATCAAGGTGAGGGGGGATAGGTATGTCAGGGTTGAAAAGGCGGTTGTGAAG GCGCTGGAGGAGTCATCATTCGAGACGTTGGAAGCGTTGGGGGCGCACTTGATTgacaaggtggaggaggtttttgtcAATGGGGAGGATTACACCGTCAGAGTAAAAATCGAGAAGCCGATTGCGGTTCCGTTGGCCGAGTGTCCGGTTGTGGAGGTTAGGAGAGTGGTGAAGGATTATTATAGGTGA
- a CDS encoding uncharacterized protein (EggNog:ENOG503NZR7; COG:S) — MSSIHTIYPSSVPDTTTRRRDRIDEPRRPHQQPQQQPQQQLHFQQNQLQGAPSTPSKNSHLSAYPSPQQQYSSPSLNVNTPAESESTLSVHYQSSEFSEVDDPFFGASFNSIGGSPSFLVDDSLDSFLVDQQTSQSNISTSSQHVPQAGAVTFPLSPDKTPSLSTASPHADGKSEFATFPDLSQPSIGPHELSLTAQSSSVDLTPRTSNSEESSDSGLAPAAPIMHSHSPRVTVSHWEQDNNVGSYEFNTSQQAVHEAEPSPTVRDLSGRWANQSTGPSGLDPARRPNVEVPSMNELASDRDREQQNRRVDSWLQKHTARTTPSEFVPVMPQDANTNVPDREIEVSETQNVLKPGQTYYNENAAGGLTEEDVDFIRQNRNWADGPMVSSISSTRHQPETAQAAIARYTRMCDNESVVSRAATWGTRRRSLPSIFDYDVQATTNLFKKLSLSRGDSSRRPSIIGVMRDKLTRKPSVNNSKRSRGVENDDASSGGTDTSFERRESQVKLAPPSPTPWNRKNSVPSINTALVAMGGSVAAIGTTHARSGSLSATPVHSPVVRSPSTLSVKKPLMNRLRSKSENQPPGIVDMWKMTGGPPVSNLGNAKPNAGDLDDDDDEEDDGFEEGDKTESTKLIDDITPNMAGFKDHVLKLNPQLSTVNTYLVERIAHQQIIRYKGLLNSRVKHIQAVKAQNCNCGSMCIALGGSANILNAGGTDPLSARFDGSDGEITPLEGAINQESFPQDIPMPPTSTLPAEFECQLCFTSKKFQKPSDWTKHVHEDVQPFTCTWDRCRDPKIFKRKADWVRHENEGHRHLEWWTCDVEDCRHICYRRDNFLQHLVREHKFAEPKVKTKAAIKRAGGNDPTWQRVEACHKETTALPQQEPCRFCGKTFPTWKKLTVHLAKHMEQISLPILKLVAKKDLDEDTIISPVQDPPPRQFPPTFNTQTQWDRSPVGQGPMVRQQGPMPVYTNAPLPGQFVYHHAIPQQQQFYPQHHGDFSDLAQSMGQTNLNMQSVGHHPVTGFTSLNTPAFGGGLPVTTSPYMSTPPNNYVSTPEIEPFPAMPAMSMNALGLQDPSAGVQIGYGGNMLDIHATGPEHQFTPQGSVSPFSHSPHQPQGPFYHPQ; from the coding sequence ATGTCTTCGATTCACACCATATACCCCTCATCCGTCCCTGACACCACCACACGCCGCCGGGACCGGATTGATGAACCCCGCAGacctcaccagcaaccacaacagcaaccgcaacaacaacttcaCTTCCAGCAAAATCAACTTCAAGGCGCCCCGTCGACGCCAAGTAAGAACAGCCATCTCTCGGCATACCCATCGCCCCAACAGCAGtactcctcgccctccctaAACGTCAACACACCTGCCGAGTCCGAGTCCACCCTCAGTGTTCACTACCAGTCGAGCGAGTTCAGCGAAGTTGACGATCCCTTCTTTGGCGCGAGCTTCAATAGCATTGGCGGCTCCCCTTCTTTCTTGGTGGACGATAGCTTGGATTCGTTTCTTGTCGACCAACAGACATCTCAGTCCAACATTTCGACTAGCTCGCAACATGTGCCACAGGCTGGCGCGGTCACCTTTCCTCTGAGTCCCGACAAGACCCCTTCACTATCCACGGCTTCACCCCACGCAGACGGGAAAAGCGAGTTTGCAACATTTCCTGACCTGTCTCAGCCATCGATTGGGCCGCACGAGCTCTCACTTACAGCACAGTCGTCTTCTGTCGACTTGACTCCAAGGACAAGCAACAGTGAGGAATCAAGCGACAGCGGCCTTGCCCCAGCAGCTCCCATTATGCATAGTCATAGTCCGCGAGTCACAGTCTCCCATTGGGAACAAGACAACAATGTCGGGTCATATGAGTTCAACACCAGCCAGCAGGCAGTGCATGAGGCCGAGCCATCTCCCACTGTCCGTGATCTCTCGGGCCGATGGGCGAATCAGTCTACAGGCCCGAGCGGTTTGGACCCAGCTCGCCGACCAAATGTCGAGGTCCCAAGCATGAATGAGCTGGCTTCAGATCGTGACCGGGAACAGCAAAACAGAAGGGTTGACAGTTGGCTGCAGAAGCATACTGCCCGAACAACACCTTCAGAGTTCGTGCCTGTCATGCCTCAGGATGCCAACACCAATGTTCCCGATCGCGAGATTGAAGTATCAGAGACGCAGAATGTGCTAAAACCTGGCCAAACGTACTACAACGAGAACGCCGCGGGTGGTTTGACGGAAGAGGATGTCGATTTCATTCGACAGAATCGCAACTGGGCTGATGGACCCATGGTATCGTCCATTTCTTCCACTCGGCACCAGCCCGAGACTGCTCAAGCCGCGATTGCGAGATACACGCGGATGTGCGATAACGAGTCGGTTGTATCTCGAGCAGCAACATGGGGAACACGGCGTCGCAGTTTACCTAGCATCTTTGATTATGATGTGCAGGCGACCACAAACCTCTTCAAGAAGCTCTCGCTGAGCCGAGGTGATAGCAGTCGACGACCGAGCATCATTGGGGTCATGCGCGACAAGCTCACCCGGAAACCAAGTGTCAACAATAGCAAGCGGTCTCGTGGCGTTGAAAACGATGATGCAAGCTCTGGGGGAACCGACACATCTTTTGAGCGAAGAGAAAGCCAGGTGAAGCTCGCACCACCAAGCCCCACCCCATGGAACAGAAAGAACAGTGTTCCAAGCATCAACACGGCGCTTGTTGCCATGGGGGGAAGTGTGGCAGCCATTGGGACCACACATGCCCGATCCGGCTCCCTCAGCGCCACTCCTGTCCACTCTCCAGTCGTGAGGAGCCCGAGCACGCTGAGCGTCAAGAAGCCCTTGATGAACCGATTGAGAAGCAAGTCAGAGAACCAACCGCCTGGCATTGTCGACATGTGGAAGATGACCGGTGGGCCGCCGGTTTCCAACCTTGGGAATGCCAAGCCGAATGCTGGTGATttggatgacgatgatgacgaggaagatgacggaTTTGAAGAAGGCGACAAGACCGAGTCAACCAAGCTCATTGATgacatcacccccaacatgGCGGGCTTCAAGGACCACGTTCTCAAGTTGAATCCTCAACTGAGTACCGTCAACACCTATCTGGTCGAACGTATCGCCCACCAGCAGATCATCCGGTACAAGGGCCTCCTCAACTCTCGGGTAAAGCACATCCAGGCTGTCAAAGCACAAAACTGCAACTGCGGTAGCATGTGCATTGCACTCGGAGGCAGTGCCAATATCCTCAACGCCGGCGGTACCGACCCCCTGTCTGCCAGGTTTGACGGTTCGGATGGAGAAATCACGCCGCTAGAGGGCGCGATCAATCAGGAGAGCTTCCCTCAAGACATCCCCATGCCTCCTACCAGCACACTGCCTGCCGAGTTTGAGTGTCAGCTGTGTTTCACGTCCAAGAAATTCCAGAAGCCTTCTGACTGGACCAAACATGTCCATGAAGATGTCCAGCCGTTTACCTGCACCTGGGACCGATGCAGAGACCCGAAGATCTTCAAGAGAAAGGCAGACTGGGTCCGCCACGAGAACGAAGGTCATCGGCATTTGGAGTGGTGGACGTGCGACGTTGAGGACTGCCGTCATATCTGCTACCGCCGTGACAACTTCCTTCAACACTTGGTTCGCGAGCACAAGTTTGCTGAGCCCAAGGTGAAGACCAAGGCGGCCATCAAGCGGGCAGGTGGTAACGACCCCACCTGGCAAAGAGTCGAGGCTTGTCACAAAGAGACCACTGCTTTGCCTCAACAAGAACCATGCCGCTTCTGTGGCAAGACGTTCCCGACCTGGAAGAAGTTGACTGTCCACTTGGCCAAGCACATGGAGCAGATCAGCTTGCCGATTCTCAAGCtggtggccaagaaggatCTCGACGAGGATACCATCATCAGTCCTGTCCAAGATCCGCCACCGCGGCAGTTTCCTCCCACATTCAACACCCAAACTCAGTGGGATCGATCTCCGGTTGGCCAGGGGCCAATGGTCCGTCAACAAGGCCCAATGCCAGTATATACGAATGCGCCGCTCCCTGGCCAATTTGTCTACCATCACGCTAtacctcagcaacaacagttttaccctcaacaccacggCGATTTTAGTGATCTCGCTCAGAGCATGGGTCAGACCAATCTCAACATGCAATCGGTCGGACACCACCCCGTCACTGGCTTCACTAGCCTCAACACGCCCGCCTTTGGCGGCGGCCTTCCCGTCACCACAAGCCCTTACATGTCAACGCCGCCAAACAATTATGTGTCTACTCCAGAGATAGAGCCCTTTCCCGCCATGCCAGCCATGTCGATGAACGCTCTGGGGCTGCAAGATCCCAGCGCGGGGGTCCAGATAGGGTATGGGGGTAACATGCTTGATATTCATGCGACTGGGCCTGAGCATCAGTTTACACCCCAGGGTTCAGTGTCACCGTTTTCTCACTcaccacaccaaccccaggGGCCATTTTACCACCCTCAGTGA